GCGCCAACCAGACGGAGTCCGTCGGCCAGACGATCCCGGCCCCAGGTCTGTGGGGTGCCGACTGCATCGTGGTCGATCAGTGGTACGCCCTCCAGGCAGGCACCGTCCCGGTCTTCCACGTCGCGGGCCCGCACGCCGACACCGACTACGTCGCCTTCCTCACCACCGGCACCACCCGCACCGGCCTCTACGGCACCTTCACCAAGGACGGCACCCGCGCCAACATCAACCTTCGCTCGTGACACTGCGGGTCTCCACGACGGGCAGGCATTGACGAAACGGCGGTCGATGCCACCCGATCTCGCCAGGAGCCGGACCGGACCGCAGACAGGGGCCGGTTCGGCTACCGGGGTGACTAGAGACCTACGAGGACCATCGCCGATGACGGCTTAGCGGGGCGCTCCGGGCTCCTCGGGCTTGCGCACCAGCAGTTGCGCCTGCTGGAACTGCCGCTCGCCCTCCCGCGGCTCGCGCACCAACCGGGCGACCTCGACGAACCCGGCCTGGCGTGCCGACTCCGCGAGGCTGCCGGGCGACCATCGATAGGCGAGCGTGACCTTGTGGTCGAATTCCTGCGGCAGCGGGTCGTCACCGGCGAAGAATCCGAGCAGCAGGTGGCCGCCCGGCGCCAGCACTCGCCGGAACTCGGCGAACACGGCAGGCACGTGCTGCGGTGGCGTGTGGATCACGGAATAGAACGCGAGAATGCCGCCGAGAACCCCGTCATCGACGTCCAAGGCGGTCATCGAACCCTCGTCGAACCGCAGATCCGGATGAGCCCGGCGGGCCAGGGCGACCATCTCGGAGGACAGGTCGATGCCGAAGGCGGTCGCCCCGAGCGCGTGCAGATGCGCGGTCACGTGGCCGGGGCCGCAGCCGACATCGGCGACCGGTCCGGCATCGTGGGCCCGCACGAGTTCGGCGAAGGCGGCCAGCATCGCTCGTTCCATCGGCAAGGTCTCGAGCACGTTGCTGAACAGTTCGGCGTACCGGGGCGCAACGGCGTCGTAAGCAGCCCTGATGTCGTGCACGACAGCGGGTTCGGTCACGGCGCGAACCGTACCGTCGTCGGTGCCCACGGCCCGGCGCTGGGCTGGTCCGGCTTCTCCACGGTCGCTGCTGTGCCGATCTGATCCTTCGAGCGGGACGGCGTCGGCGGCGGAGGATCGCCCCGCGATCTGATCGATGGATGTCGCGTCGACTGCTGTGCTCGGACGCCCGCCGGAGTTCGTGACACGCGCGGCTTGCGCCATCGGCGTCTCGGCTTCGCCTCGGCGCGGAGCAGGTCGGTCCGACGGGCACGGTCGTGACCATCGAACTCGACGACGATCGGCCCCCGCCTGCGCCCGAGGTCCGTGTCAGCCGACCAGAGCCGCACCTGATCATCTCTCGGCGATCAGAGGGGAAGCCGGCCCGCCTGCGCGTGGCCGTCGACGACAATGATCACCCGACCGGGCGAAATCAGGCGGTGATCCTCCCGGCGAGTCGGCCCCGGCCGGACATCGCACCGCCCCGAGGCCGGGGAACGCCGGAATCCTGGCCTGTCTGCGGCTGCCTGCCTCGCGTCACGCCTGGTCGCTCACATATCCGCTCACGTATCCGCTCGTCGGGCCGTGCCCCGATACGCGGTCTGGCCCCGCCGGCGGCCGTCAGACGTTGCCGCCTTCGGCGGTTGACACGGCGGAACCCGTGTCTAGCGCGGCTGATCACCCGCAATACGTCCGCGCACCTTGTGGGGCATGACCACCCTGCTGTTAGAGTCGGCACACGCTTCGTGCCTGGAGGCACGCAGTGTTCCTGGCGTGCGCGCCAGGCCCGTGTACTGCCGGCACCGTGCCGGCCTATGCCGATCGTCGGAATGAGAACCCGACGACGCCGAGGAGGTCACGCGTGCTCAGCGCCTTCCGCTCGGCTCTCACTACGCCGGACTTGCGCCGCAAGATTCTGTTCACTCTCGGAATCGTGGTGATCTACCGGCTGGGGGCGAACGTTCCGTCGCCTGGGGTCTCCTCCACGAACATCCAGGAGTGCCTCAGGCTGGCTGAACAGGGCGAGAACCAGAACCTGTACTCCTTGCTCAACCTGTTCAGCGGCGGTGCTCTTCTTCAGCTGTCGGTCTTCGCGCTCGGCATCATGCCGTTCATCACCGCGAGCATCATCGTGCAGCTTCTCGGCGTCGTGATTCCGCGCTTCGAACAGCTTCGCAAGGAAGGCCAGGCCGGTCAGGCCAAGCTTCAGCAGTACACCCGCTACCTGACCATCGCCTTCGCGGTCCTTCAGGCCACCACCGTCGTCGCCCTGGCCCGCTCCGGCGCCCTGTTCCAGGGCTGCAACGAGCGCGTCATCCCCGACGACTCGATCTTCAGTCTCGTCGTGGTCGTCATCGTCATGACCGCGGGCGCCACCCTCCTGATGTGGATGGGTGAGCTGGTCACCGAGCGCGGTGTCGGCAACGGCATGTCGCTGCTGATCTTCGCCTCGATCGCGGCCCGCATCCCGGCTGAGGGTGGCAACATCCTCCAGAC
The Actinoalloteichus fjordicus DNA segment above includes these coding regions:
- a CDS encoding class I SAM-dependent methyltransferase; its protein translation is MTEPAVVHDIRAAYDAVAPRYAELFSNVLETLPMERAMLAAFAELVRAHDAGPVADVGCGPGHVTAHLHALGATAFGIDLSSEMVALARRAHPDLRFDEGSMTALDVDDGVLGGILAFYSVIHTPPQHVPAVFAEFRRVLAPGGHLLLGFFAGDDPLPQEFDHKVTLAYRWSPGSLAESARQAGFVEVARLVREPREGERQFQQAQLLVRKPEEPGAPR